In the genome of Dioscorea cayenensis subsp. rotundata cultivar TDr96_F1 chromosome 1, TDr96_F1_v2_PseudoChromosome.rev07_lg8_w22 25.fasta, whole genome shotgun sequence, one region contains:
- the LOC120258742 gene encoding uncharacterized protein LOC120258742 — protein sequence MANRSFTVKSFDNFLNDGGLRCGFTLTILKGLCPKKINLFNWLARANKILTLEILGLRRCNHYPSITCVLCHANVESADHLLVQCPVVSHIWNFFSQLLDFRRVPTSLADQWGAWRKSNKKPLIFLWDLIARAITWNIWLERNARIFKSTYCTTVSIIIIKIEHMLFLWLSAAPDPKKAKLEEPVAKVKRSLDFLSFADLTPSVPPEGLPNSGAI from the coding sequence ATGGCTAACAGGAGTTTCACTGTCAAATCATTCGACAATTTTCTGAACGATGGCGGGTTAAGATGCGGATTTACATTGACAATCCTTAAAGGGCTCTGTCCCAAGAAAATCAATCTGTTCAACTGGCTGGCTCGTGCAAACAAAATCTTAACTTTGGAAATTCTCGGGCTGCGTAGATGTAACCATTATCCCTCGATCACATGTGTTTTATGTCACGCTAACGTTGAATCAGCTGATCACCTTCTTGTCCAATGTCCAGTGGTTTCAcacatttggaatttttttagcCAGCTTCTGGATTTTAGGAGGGTCCCTACGTCACTTGCTGACCAATGGGGTGCTTGGaggaaaagcaataaaaaaccTCTTATTTTCCTCTGGGATTTGATTGCGCGGGCAATcacttggaatatttggcttgaacgAAATGCACGCATTTTCAAATCTACTTATTGTACAACtgtttctattattattattaagattgAACATATGCTTTTTCTCTGGTTATCTGCAGCCCCTGAtccaaagaaagcaaaattGGAGGAGCCTGTAGCGAAGGTCAAGCGTAGCCTTGATTTTCTCTCCTTTGCGGACCTGACTCCGAGCGTCCCCCCTGAGGGCCTACCGAACTCTGGCGCGATTTAG
- the LOC120260898 gene encoding U-box domain-containing protein 3-like isoform X4 produces the protein MDREIIGGLINSVSRYIHLAACQNMKSATMKGFGNMVGILKLLKVVLDEVLNSEMLIDEQLIEAAEKLDAMVNEAREIMERRPQRMSKICSVLQTESIMLKARNFSLEICDALSKLQESSSFSSNSSSIQQCMQELQSVEQGQTSELIEIALKDECEIVTPSLEDILKIMENLGLTSNRELLMESIALEKERIRAELKKKTEYSDHIYQIIRLVSHFRHCMANIEQLGFLNGKPIPSYFRCPLSLELMVDPVIVASGQTYERSFIQKWLDNGLRICPNTRQPLDHINLIQNFTVKALIANWCEENNIKLSDSIQSEIISLPFSPTGGAPEELSPGNSFRDSLHRVSSSRSSLEYVKSEEQSFFAKHHQLMSDKEVVQHCGLANQQSCCHSKSESISSTISSIDIPSKFDEKVSLSEEINYTSPWPSKDQLNNPKNIHNNGTGTHAQVQKLVEDLKSRVSEVQTAAASELRLLAKNDKDNRNLIAECGAIPPLVSLLYSKIKRVQENAVTALLNLSINDNNKILIAEAGAIEPLIQVLESGNNEAKENAAATLFSLSVLEEYKIKIGRTNAVKALVYLLGFGSLRGKKDAAAALFNLSIYHENKARIVKAGAVKYLVEMLDPNTGMADKSVALLTNISTIPEGRSAIAQEGGIPLLVDTMETGSQRGKENAASALYQLCINSQKLCSIVLQEGAVPPLIALSQFGTPRAKEKAQQILSHFRSQRAGVMGKVKT, from the exons ATGGACCGGGAAATTATCGGCGGTCTAATTAATAGTGTGTCTCGATACATTCACTTAGCTGCTTGCCAGAACATGAAATCGGCAACCATGAAAGGCTTTGGAAATATGGTTGGAATATTGAAGTTGTTGAAGGTTGTGCTTGATGAAGTGTTGAATTCGGAAATGCTTATTGATGAACAACTCATTGAAGCCGCGGAGAAGTTGGATGCGATGGTAAATGAGGCTAGAGAAATTATGGAGAGGCGGCCACAACGGATGAGTAAAATATGCAGT GTATTACAAACTGAGTCGATAATGTTAAAGGCCCGAAATTTTTCATTGGAGATATGCGATGCACTTAGTAAATTACAGGAGTCATCTTCTTTCTCATCGAATTCATCAAGCATTCAG CAATGTATGCAGGAACTTCAAAGTGTGGAACAAGGCCAAACATCAGAACTCATTGAAATAGCTCTGAAAGATGAATGCGAAATTGTGACACCTAGCCTTGAAGATATTTTAAAGATAATGGAAAACCTTGGTTTGACATCAAACCGGGAACTCCTAATGGAAAGTATAGCTCTTGAAAAGGAAAGAATCAGAGCGGAACTTAAGAAGAAGACCGAGTATTCTGACCACATCTACCAAATTATCAGGCTTGTCTCTCACTTTCGACATTGCATGGCAAATATAGAGCAGCTTGGGTTTTTAAATGGCAAACCGATCCCTTCTTATTTCCGGTGCCCTCTCTCATTAGAGCTTATGGTGGACCCGGTAATTGTGGCCTCAGGACAGACATACGAACGATCTTTCATACAGAAATGGCTCGACAATGGCCTGAGAATTTGTCCAAATACCCGACAACCGCTTGATCACATCAATCTGATTCAGAATTTCACAGTTAAGGCATTGATTGCAAATTGGTGTGAGGAGAATAACATTAAATTATCTGATTCTATTCAGTCGGAAATTATCTCTCTTCCGTTCTCTCCTACAGGGGGAGCTCCAGAAGAATTAAGCCCTGGGAATAGCTTTCGAGATTCACTGCACAGAGTTTCGAGTTCAAGATCGTCTCTTGAGTATGTTAAATCCGAAGAACAGTCTTTCTTTGCTAAGCATCATCAGTTAATGTCTGATAAGGAAGTTGTGCAGCATTGTGGTTTGGCAAACCAGCAGAGCTGCTGCCATAGCAAGAGTGAATCTATTTCGAGTACCATTTCTAGCATTGATATACCGAGCAAGTTTGATGAGAAGGTGAGCTTGTCTGAAGAAATCAACTATACTTCTCCATGGCCTTCAAAAGATCAGCTCAACAACCCCAAGAATATACACAACAATGGTACCGGAACTCATGCCCAAGTTCAGAAATTAGTTGAGGATTTAAAGAGTCGGGTTTCTGAAGTACAGACAGCTGCTGCATCTGAGCTTAGACTTCTAGCAAAGAACGATAAAGATAATCGTAATTTGATTGCAGAATGCGGGGCAATTCCACCATTGGTTTCTTTGCTTTACTCGAAGATAAAACGCGTTCAAGAAAATGCCGTTACGGCATTACTGAACTTGTCCATCAATGACAACAATAAAATACTCATAGCAGAAGCGGGAGCGATCGAACCTCTCATCCAAGTACTGGAATCTGGAAACAATGAGGCCAAGGAGAATGCAGCAGCAACTTTGTTCAGTCTCTCAGTCTTGGAAGAGTACAAAATTAAAATCGGTCGAACAAATGCAGTAAAGGCACTTGTTTATCTGTTAGGCTTCGGAAGCCTAAGAGGAAAGAAGGATGCAGCTGCAGCATTATTcaatctatctatctatcatGAGAACAAAGCGCGAATAGTCAAAGCCGGTGCCGTGAAGTATCTTGTCGAGATGCTGGATCCGAATACAGGAATGGCTGATAAGTCTGTGGCTCTTTTAACGAATATATCAACAATCCCCGAAGGTCGTTCAGCTATAGCTCAGGAAGGCGGTATTCCTTTGCTAGTCGACACAATGGAAACAGGATCACAGCGAGGAAAGGAGAATGCCGCGTCGGCATTGTACCAGTTGTGTATAAACAGCCAGAAATTATGCAGTATAGTGCTGCAAGAAGGAGCTGTGCCACCTCTGATTGCACTGTCTCAATTTGGTACACCAAGAGCAAAAGAGAAG GCACAACAAATTCTCAGCCATTTTAGAAGCCAAAGAGCTGGGGTCATGGGAAAGGTGAAAACATAG
- the LOC120260898 gene encoding U-box domain-containing protein 3-like isoform X1, translating to MVERRGDLFKHVDHSTIVSLGAMDREIIGGLINSVSRYIHLAACQNMKSATMKGFGNMVGILKLLKVVLDEVLNSEMLIDEQLIEAAEKLDAMVNEAREIMERRPQRMSKICSVLQTESIMLKARNFSLEICDALSKLQESSSFSSNSSSIQQCMQELQSVEQGQTSELIEIALKDECEIVTPSLEDILKIMENLGLTSNRELLMESIALEKERIRAELKKKTEYSDHIYQIIRLVSHFRHCMANIEQLGFLNGKPIPSYFRCPLSLELMVDPVIVASGQTYERSFIQKWLDNGLRICPNTRQPLDHINLIQNFTVKALIANWCEENNIKLSDSIQSEIISLPFSPTGGAPEELSPGNSFRDSLHRVSSSRSSLEYVKSEEQSFFAKHHQLMSDKEVVQHCGLANQQSCCHSKSESISSTISSIDIPSKFDEKVSLSEEINYTSPWPSKDQLNNPKNIHNNGTGTHAQVQKLVEDLKSRVSEVQTAAASELRLLAKNDKDNRNLIAECGAIPPLVSLLYSKIKRVQENAVTALLNLSINDNNKILIAEAGAIEPLIQVLESGNNEAKENAAATLFSLSVLEEYKIKIGRTNAVKALVYLLGFGSLRGKKDAAAALFNLSIYHENKARIVKAGAVKYLVEMLDPNTGMADKSVALLTNISTIPEGRSAIAQEGGIPLLVDTMETGSQRGKENAASALYQLCINSQKLCSIVLQEGAVPPLIALSQFGTPRAKEKAQQILSHFRSQRAGVMGKVKT from the exons ATGGTGGAACGGCGAGGCGatttgtttaaacatgttgatcaTTCTACAATTGTTTCATTAGGTGCTATGGACCGGGAAATTATCGGCGGTCTAATTAATAGTGTGTCTCGATACATTCACTTAGCTGCTTGCCAGAACATGAAATCGGCAACCATGAAAGGCTTTGGAAATATGGTTGGAATATTGAAGTTGTTGAAGGTTGTGCTTGATGAAGTGTTGAATTCGGAAATGCTTATTGATGAACAACTCATTGAAGCCGCGGAGAAGTTGGATGCGATGGTAAATGAGGCTAGAGAAATTATGGAGAGGCGGCCACAACGGATGAGTAAAATATGCAGT GTATTACAAACTGAGTCGATAATGTTAAAGGCCCGAAATTTTTCATTGGAGATATGCGATGCACTTAGTAAATTACAGGAGTCATCTTCTTTCTCATCGAATTCATCAAGCATTCAG CAATGTATGCAGGAACTTCAAAGTGTGGAACAAGGCCAAACATCAGAACTCATTGAAATAGCTCTGAAAGATGAATGCGAAATTGTGACACCTAGCCTTGAAGATATTTTAAAGATAATGGAAAACCTTGGTTTGACATCAAACCGGGAACTCCTAATGGAAAGTATAGCTCTTGAAAAGGAAAGAATCAGAGCGGAACTTAAGAAGAAGACCGAGTATTCTGACCACATCTACCAAATTATCAGGCTTGTCTCTCACTTTCGACATTGCATGGCAAATATAGAGCAGCTTGGGTTTTTAAATGGCAAACCGATCCCTTCTTATTTCCGGTGCCCTCTCTCATTAGAGCTTATGGTGGACCCGGTAATTGTGGCCTCAGGACAGACATACGAACGATCTTTCATACAGAAATGGCTCGACAATGGCCTGAGAATTTGTCCAAATACCCGACAACCGCTTGATCACATCAATCTGATTCAGAATTTCACAGTTAAGGCATTGATTGCAAATTGGTGTGAGGAGAATAACATTAAATTATCTGATTCTATTCAGTCGGAAATTATCTCTCTTCCGTTCTCTCCTACAGGGGGAGCTCCAGAAGAATTAAGCCCTGGGAATAGCTTTCGAGATTCACTGCACAGAGTTTCGAGTTCAAGATCGTCTCTTGAGTATGTTAAATCCGAAGAACAGTCTTTCTTTGCTAAGCATCATCAGTTAATGTCTGATAAGGAAGTTGTGCAGCATTGTGGTTTGGCAAACCAGCAGAGCTGCTGCCATAGCAAGAGTGAATCTATTTCGAGTACCATTTCTAGCATTGATATACCGAGCAAGTTTGATGAGAAGGTGAGCTTGTCTGAAGAAATCAACTATACTTCTCCATGGCCTTCAAAAGATCAGCTCAACAACCCCAAGAATATACACAACAATGGTACCGGAACTCATGCCCAAGTTCAGAAATTAGTTGAGGATTTAAAGAGTCGGGTTTCTGAAGTACAGACAGCTGCTGCATCTGAGCTTAGACTTCTAGCAAAGAACGATAAAGATAATCGTAATTTGATTGCAGAATGCGGGGCAATTCCACCATTGGTTTCTTTGCTTTACTCGAAGATAAAACGCGTTCAAGAAAATGCCGTTACGGCATTACTGAACTTGTCCATCAATGACAACAATAAAATACTCATAGCAGAAGCGGGAGCGATCGAACCTCTCATCCAAGTACTGGAATCTGGAAACAATGAGGCCAAGGAGAATGCAGCAGCAACTTTGTTCAGTCTCTCAGTCTTGGAAGAGTACAAAATTAAAATCGGTCGAACAAATGCAGTAAAGGCACTTGTTTATCTGTTAGGCTTCGGAAGCCTAAGAGGAAAGAAGGATGCAGCTGCAGCATTATTcaatctatctatctatcatGAGAACAAAGCGCGAATAGTCAAAGCCGGTGCCGTGAAGTATCTTGTCGAGATGCTGGATCCGAATACAGGAATGGCTGATAAGTCTGTGGCTCTTTTAACGAATATATCAACAATCCCCGAAGGTCGTTCAGCTATAGCTCAGGAAGGCGGTATTCCTTTGCTAGTCGACACAATGGAAACAGGATCACAGCGAGGAAAGGAGAATGCCGCGTCGGCATTGTACCAGTTGTGTATAAACAGCCAGAAATTATGCAGTATAGTGCTGCAAGAAGGAGCTGTGCCACCTCTGATTGCACTGTCTCAATTTGGTACACCAAGAGCAAAAGAGAAG GCACAACAAATTCTCAGCCATTTTAGAAGCCAAAGAGCTGGGGTCATGGGAAAGGTGAAAACATAG
- the LOC120260898 gene encoding U-box domain-containing protein 3-like isoform X2, which translates to MVERRGDLFKHVDHSTIVSLGAMDREIIGGLINSVSRYIHLAACQNMKSATMKGFGNMVGILKLLKVVLDEVLNSEMLIDEQLIEAAEKLDAMVNEAREIMERRPQRMSKICSVLQTESIMLKARNFSLEICDALSKLQESSSFSSNSSSIQELQSVEQGQTSELIEIALKDECEIVTPSLEDILKIMENLGLTSNRELLMESIALEKERIRAELKKKTEYSDHIYQIIRLVSHFRHCMANIEQLGFLNGKPIPSYFRCPLSLELMVDPVIVASGQTYERSFIQKWLDNGLRICPNTRQPLDHINLIQNFTVKALIANWCEENNIKLSDSIQSEIISLPFSPTGGAPEELSPGNSFRDSLHRVSSSRSSLEYVKSEEQSFFAKHHQLMSDKEVVQHCGLANQQSCCHSKSESISSTISSIDIPSKFDEKVSLSEEINYTSPWPSKDQLNNPKNIHNNGTGTHAQVQKLVEDLKSRVSEVQTAAASELRLLAKNDKDNRNLIAECGAIPPLVSLLYSKIKRVQENAVTALLNLSINDNNKILIAEAGAIEPLIQVLESGNNEAKENAAATLFSLSVLEEYKIKIGRTNAVKALVYLLGFGSLRGKKDAAAALFNLSIYHENKARIVKAGAVKYLVEMLDPNTGMADKSVALLTNISTIPEGRSAIAQEGGIPLLVDTMETGSQRGKENAASALYQLCINSQKLCSIVLQEGAVPPLIALSQFGTPRAKEKAQQILSHFRSQRAGVMGKVKT; encoded by the exons ATGGTGGAACGGCGAGGCGatttgtttaaacatgttgatcaTTCTACAATTGTTTCATTAGGTGCTATGGACCGGGAAATTATCGGCGGTCTAATTAATAGTGTGTCTCGATACATTCACTTAGCTGCTTGCCAGAACATGAAATCGGCAACCATGAAAGGCTTTGGAAATATGGTTGGAATATTGAAGTTGTTGAAGGTTGTGCTTGATGAAGTGTTGAATTCGGAAATGCTTATTGATGAACAACTCATTGAAGCCGCGGAGAAGTTGGATGCGATGGTAAATGAGGCTAGAGAAATTATGGAGAGGCGGCCACAACGGATGAGTAAAATATGCAGT GTATTACAAACTGAGTCGATAATGTTAAAGGCCCGAAATTTTTCATTGGAGATATGCGATGCACTTAGTAAATTACAGGAGTCATCTTCTTTCTCATCGAATTCATCAAGCATTCAG GAACTTCAAAGTGTGGAACAAGGCCAAACATCAGAACTCATTGAAATAGCTCTGAAAGATGAATGCGAAATTGTGACACCTAGCCTTGAAGATATTTTAAAGATAATGGAAAACCTTGGTTTGACATCAAACCGGGAACTCCTAATGGAAAGTATAGCTCTTGAAAAGGAAAGAATCAGAGCGGAACTTAAGAAGAAGACCGAGTATTCTGACCACATCTACCAAATTATCAGGCTTGTCTCTCACTTTCGACATTGCATGGCAAATATAGAGCAGCTTGGGTTTTTAAATGGCAAACCGATCCCTTCTTATTTCCGGTGCCCTCTCTCATTAGAGCTTATGGTGGACCCGGTAATTGTGGCCTCAGGACAGACATACGAACGATCTTTCATACAGAAATGGCTCGACAATGGCCTGAGAATTTGTCCAAATACCCGACAACCGCTTGATCACATCAATCTGATTCAGAATTTCACAGTTAAGGCATTGATTGCAAATTGGTGTGAGGAGAATAACATTAAATTATCTGATTCTATTCAGTCGGAAATTATCTCTCTTCCGTTCTCTCCTACAGGGGGAGCTCCAGAAGAATTAAGCCCTGGGAATAGCTTTCGAGATTCACTGCACAGAGTTTCGAGTTCAAGATCGTCTCTTGAGTATGTTAAATCCGAAGAACAGTCTTTCTTTGCTAAGCATCATCAGTTAATGTCTGATAAGGAAGTTGTGCAGCATTGTGGTTTGGCAAACCAGCAGAGCTGCTGCCATAGCAAGAGTGAATCTATTTCGAGTACCATTTCTAGCATTGATATACCGAGCAAGTTTGATGAGAAGGTGAGCTTGTCTGAAGAAATCAACTATACTTCTCCATGGCCTTCAAAAGATCAGCTCAACAACCCCAAGAATATACACAACAATGGTACCGGAACTCATGCCCAAGTTCAGAAATTAGTTGAGGATTTAAAGAGTCGGGTTTCTGAAGTACAGACAGCTGCTGCATCTGAGCTTAGACTTCTAGCAAAGAACGATAAAGATAATCGTAATTTGATTGCAGAATGCGGGGCAATTCCACCATTGGTTTCTTTGCTTTACTCGAAGATAAAACGCGTTCAAGAAAATGCCGTTACGGCATTACTGAACTTGTCCATCAATGACAACAATAAAATACTCATAGCAGAAGCGGGAGCGATCGAACCTCTCATCCAAGTACTGGAATCTGGAAACAATGAGGCCAAGGAGAATGCAGCAGCAACTTTGTTCAGTCTCTCAGTCTTGGAAGAGTACAAAATTAAAATCGGTCGAACAAATGCAGTAAAGGCACTTGTTTATCTGTTAGGCTTCGGAAGCCTAAGAGGAAAGAAGGATGCAGCTGCAGCATTATTcaatctatctatctatcatGAGAACAAAGCGCGAATAGTCAAAGCCGGTGCCGTGAAGTATCTTGTCGAGATGCTGGATCCGAATACAGGAATGGCTGATAAGTCTGTGGCTCTTTTAACGAATATATCAACAATCCCCGAAGGTCGTTCAGCTATAGCTCAGGAAGGCGGTATTCCTTTGCTAGTCGACACAATGGAAACAGGATCACAGCGAGGAAAGGAGAATGCCGCGTCGGCATTGTACCAGTTGTGTATAAACAGCCAGAAATTATGCAGTATAGTGCTGCAAGAAGGAGCTGTGCCACCTCTGATTGCACTGTCTCAATTTGGTACACCAAGAGCAAAAGAGAAG GCACAACAAATTCTCAGCCATTTTAGAAGCCAAAGAGCTGGGGTCATGGGAAAGGTGAAAACATAG
- the LOC120260898 gene encoding U-box domain-containing protein 3-like isoform X3, translated as MDRGAMDREIIGGLINSVSRYIHLAACQNMKSATMKGFGNMVGILKLLKVVLDEVLNSEMLIDEQLIEAAEKLDAMVNEAREIMERRPQRMSKICSVLQTESIMLKARNFSLEICDALSKLQESSSFSSNSSSIQQCMQELQSVEQGQTSELIEIALKDECEIVTPSLEDILKIMENLGLTSNRELLMESIALEKERIRAELKKKTEYSDHIYQIIRLVSHFRHCMANIEQLGFLNGKPIPSYFRCPLSLELMVDPVIVASGQTYERSFIQKWLDNGLRICPNTRQPLDHINLIQNFTVKALIANWCEENNIKLSDSIQSEIISLPFSPTGGAPEELSPGNSFRDSLHRVSSSRSSLEYVKSEEQSFFAKHHQLMSDKEVVQHCGLANQQSCCHSKSESISSTISSIDIPSKFDEKVSLSEEINYTSPWPSKDQLNNPKNIHNNGTGTHAQVQKLVEDLKSRVSEVQTAAASELRLLAKNDKDNRNLIAECGAIPPLVSLLYSKIKRVQENAVTALLNLSINDNNKILIAEAGAIEPLIQVLESGNNEAKENAAATLFSLSVLEEYKIKIGRTNAVKALVYLLGFGSLRGKKDAAAALFNLSIYHENKARIVKAGAVKYLVEMLDPNTGMADKSVALLTNISTIPEGRSAIAQEGGIPLLVDTMETGSQRGKENAASALYQLCINSQKLCSIVLQEGAVPPLIALSQFGTPRAKEKAQQILSHFRSQRAGVMGKVKT; from the exons ATGGACAGAG GTGCTATGGACCGGGAAATTATCGGCGGTCTAATTAATAGTGTGTCTCGATACATTCACTTAGCTGCTTGCCAGAACATGAAATCGGCAACCATGAAAGGCTTTGGAAATATGGTTGGAATATTGAAGTTGTTGAAGGTTGTGCTTGATGAAGTGTTGAATTCGGAAATGCTTATTGATGAACAACTCATTGAAGCCGCGGAGAAGTTGGATGCGATGGTAAATGAGGCTAGAGAAATTATGGAGAGGCGGCCACAACGGATGAGTAAAATATGCAGT GTATTACAAACTGAGTCGATAATGTTAAAGGCCCGAAATTTTTCATTGGAGATATGCGATGCACTTAGTAAATTACAGGAGTCATCTTCTTTCTCATCGAATTCATCAAGCATTCAG CAATGTATGCAGGAACTTCAAAGTGTGGAACAAGGCCAAACATCAGAACTCATTGAAATAGCTCTGAAAGATGAATGCGAAATTGTGACACCTAGCCTTGAAGATATTTTAAAGATAATGGAAAACCTTGGTTTGACATCAAACCGGGAACTCCTAATGGAAAGTATAGCTCTTGAAAAGGAAAGAATCAGAGCGGAACTTAAGAAGAAGACCGAGTATTCTGACCACATCTACCAAATTATCAGGCTTGTCTCTCACTTTCGACATTGCATGGCAAATATAGAGCAGCTTGGGTTTTTAAATGGCAAACCGATCCCTTCTTATTTCCGGTGCCCTCTCTCATTAGAGCTTATGGTGGACCCGGTAATTGTGGCCTCAGGACAGACATACGAACGATCTTTCATACAGAAATGGCTCGACAATGGCCTGAGAATTTGTCCAAATACCCGACAACCGCTTGATCACATCAATCTGATTCAGAATTTCACAGTTAAGGCATTGATTGCAAATTGGTGTGAGGAGAATAACATTAAATTATCTGATTCTATTCAGTCGGAAATTATCTCTCTTCCGTTCTCTCCTACAGGGGGAGCTCCAGAAGAATTAAGCCCTGGGAATAGCTTTCGAGATTCACTGCACAGAGTTTCGAGTTCAAGATCGTCTCTTGAGTATGTTAAATCCGAAGAACAGTCTTTCTTTGCTAAGCATCATCAGTTAATGTCTGATAAGGAAGTTGTGCAGCATTGTGGTTTGGCAAACCAGCAGAGCTGCTGCCATAGCAAGAGTGAATCTATTTCGAGTACCATTTCTAGCATTGATATACCGAGCAAGTTTGATGAGAAGGTGAGCTTGTCTGAAGAAATCAACTATACTTCTCCATGGCCTTCAAAAGATCAGCTCAACAACCCCAAGAATATACACAACAATGGTACCGGAACTCATGCCCAAGTTCAGAAATTAGTTGAGGATTTAAAGAGTCGGGTTTCTGAAGTACAGACAGCTGCTGCATCTGAGCTTAGACTTCTAGCAAAGAACGATAAAGATAATCGTAATTTGATTGCAGAATGCGGGGCAATTCCACCATTGGTTTCTTTGCTTTACTCGAAGATAAAACGCGTTCAAGAAAATGCCGTTACGGCATTACTGAACTTGTCCATCAATGACAACAATAAAATACTCATAGCAGAAGCGGGAGCGATCGAACCTCTCATCCAAGTACTGGAATCTGGAAACAATGAGGCCAAGGAGAATGCAGCAGCAACTTTGTTCAGTCTCTCAGTCTTGGAAGAGTACAAAATTAAAATCGGTCGAACAAATGCAGTAAAGGCACTTGTTTATCTGTTAGGCTTCGGAAGCCTAAGAGGAAAGAAGGATGCAGCTGCAGCATTATTcaatctatctatctatcatGAGAACAAAGCGCGAATAGTCAAAGCCGGTGCCGTGAAGTATCTTGTCGAGATGCTGGATCCGAATACAGGAATGGCTGATAAGTCTGTGGCTCTTTTAACGAATATATCAACAATCCCCGAAGGTCGTTCAGCTATAGCTCAGGAAGGCGGTATTCCTTTGCTAGTCGACACAATGGAAACAGGATCACAGCGAGGAAAGGAGAATGCCGCGTCGGCATTGTACCAGTTGTGTATAAACAGCCAGAAATTATGCAGTATAGTGCTGCAAGAAGGAGCTGTGCCACCTCTGATTGCACTGTCTCAATTTGGTACACCAAGAGCAAAAGAGAAG GCACAACAAATTCTCAGCCATTTTAGAAGCCAAAGAGCTGGGGTCATGGGAAAGGTGAAAACATAG